In the genome of Candidatus Aenigmatarchaeota archaeon, the window ACTCTTTTGCCTTCCGGTAGCCGCCAGAGGAAAGCTTTCTCTGTAAAGAGCTATCCTTCCAAAAGCCATCTATTGCCTCTGCCATGCTGCTGGCGCCATATTTGAAAATGACTGCATTCTTCCCACAAGCCAGATATTCCGAGATTCCGCATCCCTCCGACACAAGCACCGGCGTTTTGCTTGCCATGGCTTCGAGGGCAACCATTCCAAATGACTCGTACCTTGAAGGAATTATCAGCCCCCTTGCTTCGCTGATGAGCTTTAGATGTTGCCTTCGCGGGACAAAGCCAAGGACATCAACCCTATCCCTTATACCAAGACAGGACAATTCTTCTCCAAGGAGATTTTTTGGATCAGAAACATCCCCGCCGGTAATGACAAGCCGAAAGTCCCTCAAAGTCTTCAGCTTCCGAACCGCCTGAAGCAATTCATATATGCCCTTGCTTTCATGGAACCTCCCTGAAAAAAGCAGGTAATCCCTCTTCTTTTTTGAGGTGCGAAATTCATTCAGGTTTATGCCGCAGGGTATCGCCTTAACGCGCTCTCTTTTTAGCCCGTATGCCTTCCCAATAATTTCCGCAAGCTTTGGGTTGGGGCATATGGTGACCTTTGCCCGGGAAACCATCTTTCTTTCCAGCAACAGGAGAAGCTTCAGAAGGCGCCTCTGGTCAAAGCGGTCCGGAGTTTTTAATCGCTTCCGGGCTTTAAGCATGGCAAGTGAAGGGTAAGTCGGGCAATGTAGCGTGAAAACGTCCAGCGGGCAAACTCCGGGGCTGTAGAAACTGTTGTCATGGGCCAGGGAAAGTGAACGTCTCAGCTTTCGAAGATAATAGCAGCTTGCAATAAGATGGCTTGCCCATTTCAGGGGAATATAATTCGCCCCAGACAAGTTTGTGTTGTGCACCTCTATATTCTTGTGGAGGTATCCGGACGGAACCGTTGAAATCAGGTCCACAATCACCCCTAAATCCGCAAGCGCCTCCGCAAGGCCCTTCGAGTAGATTCCTACGCCAAAGCATTTTGGCGGGTATTCTGGCGTTACGAAGCCCACTCTCATAAATGAGATTTACTGAAAAGAAGCATATGTCGGGCTAGAAGTAAGATTATCTCCTCAAATTATTATGACCTATCTAAGGGACTTCCTTGGCGCCTTCAGAATAAGAGACTGGCTGATAACCCTTCTGATGATTCCGGTCTTGGGGGCATACATTTCCGCATCAAGCCCGCTTAATATTGCCTTTATTGCAGCCAGCTTCTTTTTTGTCTGCTGCTACGGATTTCTTCTCAATGACTATTTTGACATAGAAATAG includes:
- a CDS encoding glycosyltransferase family 4 protein, which encodes MRVGFVTPEYPPKCFGVGIYSKGLAEALADLGVIVDLISTVPSGYLHKNIEVHNTNLSGANYIPLKWASHLIASCYYLRKLRRSLSLAHDNSFYSPGVCPLDVFTLHCPTYPSLAMLKARKRLKTPDRFDQRRLLKLLLLLERKMVSRAKVTICPNPKLAEIIGKAYGLKRERVKAIPCGINLNEFRTSKKKRDYLLFSGRFHESKGIYELLQAVRKLKTLRDFRLVITGGDVSDPKNLLGEELSCLGIRDRVDVLGFVPRRQHLKLISEARGLIIPSRYESFGMVALEAMASKTPVLVSEGCGISEYLACGKNAVIFKYGASSMAEAIDGFWKDSSLQRKLSSGGYRKAKEFQWKLIAREVRGVYDSIV